One segment of Treponema pectinovorum DNA contains the following:
- the fliR gene encoding flagellar biosynthetic protein FliR, with the protein MLEKIVYAAPFFILVAARCFSLILTMPLFSMRTVSRIAKLALTGYLAYLLLPQVDMSSYRTYIGNDGAFSLNFILLVAGEVLIGITTGFYVSIIFAAFSTAGQFFAFQMGFSASEVYDALSQVENPLMGQFFNLIAMLLFLQNHGAQLLFSRGLISSFSTMNALNIVTAAGRNEIVSFMLSGLTKLFADAFVIALPVMGVLLLVSITTGILGKAAPQMNLLSEGFPIMILLSFFIITNLMNVLSDFFMNAFNSGFYDLQNLMAFFRGSGGQ; encoded by the coding sequence ATGCTGGAAAAAATCGTTTACGCAGCACCTTTTTTTATCCTCGTGGCAGCCAGATGTTTTTCTTTGATTTTGACTATGCCGCTTTTTTCTATGCGGACAGTTTCTAGGATTGCAAAACTCGCTCTTACAGGATATTTGGCATATCTTTTATTGCCACAGGTAGATATGTCATCTTATCGCACTTATATCGGAAATGATGGTGCGTTTTCTCTCAATTTTATTTTATTGGTAGCAGGCGAAGTTTTGATAGGAATTACAACAGGTTTTTATGTAAGCATAATCTTTGCAGCTTTTAGCACGGCAGGTCAGTTTTTTGCTTTTCAGATGGGTTTTTCTGCATCGGAAGTTTACGATGCTTTAAGTCAGGTAGAAAATCCATTGATGGGGCAATTTTTTAACCTTATAGCGATGCTTCTTTTTTTGCAAAATCACGGAGCACAGCTTCTTTTTTCGAGAGGGCTCATATCAAGTTTTTCTACGATGAATGCACTCAATATTGTAACTGCCGCAGGACGCAACGAAATTGTAAGCTTTATGCTTTCTGGTTTGACAAAACTTTTTGCAGACGCATTTGTTATTGCCCTTCCTGTTATGGGTGTTCTGCTTTTAGTTTCTATAACGACAGGAATTTTGGGAAAAGCGGCCCCTCAGATGAATTTGCTTTCGGAAGGTTTTCCTATAATGATTTTGCTTTCATTTTTTATAATTACAAATCTTATGAATGTGCTTTCCGATTTTTTTATGAATGCTTTTAATTCTGGTTTTTATGATTTACAAAATTTGATGGCTTTTTTTAGAGGAAGTGGAGGTCAATAA
- a CDS encoding EscU/YscU/HrcU family type III secretion system export apparatus switch protein translates to MDFSQIDLQWFAAEDEGRTEEASELKIQRAREEGRVAKSQELNSALVMLVCVIVLIIAAPFYLRWCEQVLVYYFSQCAKADFTQKKFLVIFFINLTKMLLPPALAGGVAAFAGNLIQNRGFIFSTKPIEFKISVIIPRIGQYLKKTIFSPEGAFNVVKQFVKVFAVILIAFIIIRANTGDILALLKVGSIRLAAGRVSNAAAQILAFCSIVFLALSIPDYFVQRYQFLQSLKMTKQEVKIEFKEQEGDPEVKGKLQQAQRALLQQNLPRAVAESDVVVTNPTHFSVALKYDSQKADRPVVNAKGQDELARRIRELADENGIPRVENVPLARGLYSQVEVGDIIPDEFIKAIAVVYTQIDYLGRKK, encoded by the coding sequence ATGGATTTTAGTCAGATTGACCTTCAGTGGTTTGCAGCCGAAGACGAAGGAAGAACAGAGGAAGCTTCCGAGTTAAAAATTCAGCGTGCAAGAGAAGAAGGACGCGTTGCAAAAAGTCAGGAATTAAACAGCGCTCTTGTAATGCTTGTATGTGTTATTGTTCTAATAATTGCTGCTCCGTTTTATCTTAGATGGTGTGAGCAGGTTTTAGTTTATTATTTTTCTCAATGCGCAAAAGCAGATTTTACCCAAAAGAAATTTCTCGTGATTTTTTTTATAAACCTTACAAAAATGCTTCTCCCCCCAGCACTTGCAGGAGGGGTTGCAGCCTTTGCAGGAAATTTGATTCAAAATAGAGGATTTATTTTTTCTACAAAACCAATTGAATTTAAAATTTCTGTCATAATTCCTCGAATTGGACAGTATTTAAAAAAGACAATTTTTTCTCCAGAAGGTGCATTTAATGTCGTAAAGCAATTTGTAAAAGTTTTTGCTGTAATTCTCATCGCTTTTATAATAATAAGGGCGAACACAGGCGATATTCTGGCTTTGCTAAAAGTTGGCTCAATACGGCTTGCGGCAGGTCGGGTTTCTAATGCGGCGGCTCAAATTCTTGCCTTTTGTTCGATAGTTTTTTTAGCGCTTTCCATTCCTGATTATTTTGTACAGCGTTATCAATTTTTGCAGTCTTTAAAGATGACCAAGCAGGAAGTAAAAATTGAGTTTAAAGAACAGGAAGGAGATCCTGAAGTAAAAGGAAAACTCCAACAAGCGCAAAGGGCTCTTTTACAGCAGAATCTTCCAAGGGCTGTTGCAGAAAGCGATGTTGTTGTTACAAACCCGACTCATTTTTCTGTAGCTTTAAAATACGATTCTCAAAAAGCAGACAGACCTGTTGTAAATGCAAAAGGACAGGATGAACTTGCAAGGCGGATTCGTGAACTTGCAGACGAAAACGGAATTCCTCGTGTAGAAAATGTACCGCTTGCCAGGGGTCTCTATTCACAAGTGGAAGTTGGTGATATAATTCCTGATGAATTTATAAAGGCTATAGCAGTCGTTTATACACAGATAGATTATCTCGGAAGAAAAAAGTAG
- the fliQ gene encoding flagellar biosynthesis protein FliQ, whose amino-acid sequence MSIGYIVSLMRGAVYQVFVLCAPILGAALIVGLIVAIFQATTSIQEQTLTFLPKMLIILGMLALLGGWMFASLRGYTFNLFYMIPELSK is encoded by the coding sequence ATGAGCATTGGATATATTGTTTCGCTTATGAGAGGGGCGGTCTATCAGGTTTTTGTCTTGTGTGCTCCAATTTTGGGAGCGGCTTTGATTGTGGGACTTATTGTTGCAATTTTTCAGGCGACTACATCGATTCAAGAACAAACTTTAACTTTCCTTCCAAAAATGCTGATAATACTTGGAATGCTTGCACTTTTAGGCGGATGGATGTTTGCAAGCCTCAGAGGCTACACATTCAACCTTTTTTACATGATCCCAGAACTTTCTAAATAG